A single genomic interval of Koleobacter methoxysyntrophicus harbors:
- the cobS gene encoding adenosylcobinamide-GDP ribazoletransferase: protein MGFLRALAFLTRIPVFIKVNIDEHTLARSVVFFPAVGLIIGLVLGFSDVLLSYLFPPALQGAFLLIASIIITGGLHLEGLADTADGILSGRPKEKALDIMKDSRIGAFGAITLIMTLILKYSFFISLPGHIRFQALVFSPMLSRWIMVAAIVFFPYARKERGMGTAFVEHTGKTDFILGGLLHLPAAYILLGSKGIYVTAAAFLLIMPVMFYIYRKIEGMTGDTYGALNEIAEAVSLTLFILGDRLHG from the coding sequence ATGGGGTTTTTAAGGGCTTTAGCATTCCTTACCCGAATACCGGTATTTATAAAAGTAAATATAGACGAGCACACCCTGGCAAGGAGTGTAGTTTTTTTCCCGGCAGTGGGTTTGATTATTGGTCTAGTATTGGGTTTTTCGGATGTTCTTTTGAGTTACCTTTTCCCTCCAGCCCTTCAAGGGGCCTTCCTCCTGATTGCCTCAATTATTATAACAGGGGGGCTTCATCTGGAGGGGCTTGCTGATACTGCAGATGGGATTTTAAGCGGCAGGCCGAAGGAGAAGGCCCTGGACATTATGAAGGACAGCCGCATCGGGGCCTTTGGTGCCATTACCCTTATTATGACTCTAATTTTAAAATATTCCTTTTTTATAAGCCTTCCCGGTCATATCAGATTTCAGGCTCTGGTATTTAGCCCTATGTTGAGCCGCTGGATTATGGTTGCTGCTATCGTATTTTTCCCCTATGCAAGGAAAGAAAGAGGAATGGGAACAGCCTTTGTAGAACACACAGGGAAGACGGATTTTATTTTAGGAGGTCTGTTACACCTGCCGGCTGCTTACATATTGCTCGGCAGTAAAGGCATATATGTTACTGCAGCGGCCTTTTTGCTGATAATGCCAGTGATGTTTTATATATACCGCAAAATAGAAGGCATGACAGGGGATACCTATGGGGCTTTGAATGAAATAGCCGAAGCCGTTTCCCTTACCCTTTTCATACTGGGGGATAGATTGCATGGTTGA
- the cobC gene encoding alpha-ribazole phosphatase: MVELILVRHGETEWNKKFRYQGSSDIPLSEKGINQARLVGEQLRYKRVSRIISSDLQRAVKTAEFIARYHSLRVEEMEEFRELDFGRWEGLTYEEVRQRHPDDLIKWEQCPYNFHPTGGESLAEVYKRVIRGFEYICASAVSEERIVIVTHAGPIRIILGWVLGITHYPKNINIDYGSISIIRKFMDYYFVEKVNFTSVFSSG, from the coding sequence ATGGTTGAGTTAATTCTCGTTCGCCATGGAGAAACTGAGTGGAACAAAAAATTCAGGTACCAGGGGAGTTCCGATATTCCCCTGTCCGAAAAGGGGATAAACCAGGCCCGCCTTGTTGGGGAACAATTAAGATACAAAAGGGTATCTAGGATAATTTCCAGTGACCTTCAAAGGGCAGTAAAAACCGCAGAGTTTATTGCTCGTTACCACTCCCTTCGCGTTGAAGAAATGGAGGAGTTCAGGGAACTGGATTTTGGGAGATGGGAGGGGTTAACTTATGAAGAAGTCCGGCAGAGGCATCCTGATGACCTGATAAAATGGGAACAATGTCCTTATAATTTTCATCCTACTGGTGGAGAATCACTGGCAGAGGTGTATAAAAGGGTCATAAGGGGCTTTGAATACATCTGTGCATCTGCTGTAAGTGAAGAGAGGATTGTCATTGTAACCCATGCCGGCCCGATACGGATAATTCTAGGTTGGGTTTTAGGCATTACCCATTATCCGAAAAATATAAACATCGATTACGGGTCCATAAGCATTATAAGGAAATTCATGGATTACTATTTTGTGGAAAAAGTAAATTTTACCTCTGTCTTTTCCTCAGGTTGA
- a CDS encoding HEPN domain-containing protein, whose protein sequence is MRIDALTSAYLEKAKVRFKALSFFYEHGAYSDVVRESQEMVELLLKAVLRAIGVEVPKIHDVGRVLEKHRESLPLILQNHLDKIKSISKRLRKERELSLYGAEDFIPTEEYGPEDAEMAIKDAEFVLKTVEDSFEKWGKGEINAD, encoded by the coding sequence ATGAGAATAGACGCGTTAACTTCAGCCTATCTTGAAAAAGCAAAAGTTCGATTCAAAGCTCTTAGTTTTTTTTACGAGCACGGAGCTTACTCCGACGTAGTCAGAGAATCCCAGGAAATGGTGGAACTTTTATTAAAAGCCGTGTTGAGAGCAATTGGCGTTGAAGTGCCTAAAATACACGATGTGGGACGTGTACTCGAAAAGCACAGGGAATCGCTTCCTCTAATCTTGCAAAATCACCTGGACAAAATAAAAAGCATTTCAAAACGCTTACGCAAGGAAAGGGAACTTAGCCTTTACGGCGCCGAAGATTTTATACCTACCGAAGAGTACGGCCCAGAAGATGCTGAAATGGCCATTAAAGATGCAGAGTTTGTTCTTAAAACCGTTGAGGATTCATTCGAAAAATGGGGAAAGGGAGAGATAAATGCAGATTGA
- a CDS encoding nucleotidyltransferase domain-containing protein has product MDKKELERCVSELKTFSPLHKKYIFYALERIIEYYANSLLGLAIFGSYAREENRKNSDLDFLIILKEAQNLSKRMREFVENVELTLEPLGQELYEKDDIFCELSPYILEKKESLMFHPIYLDLAEHNKILFDREGIISRIIKSTKSLMKQHGAKKSELSNFWEWKVESGKFLGGIEL; this is encoded by the coding sequence GTGGACAAAAAAGAATTGGAAAGATGCGTATCAGAGCTGAAGACTTTTTCTCCTCTTCACAAAAAATACATTTTTTATGCACTAGAGCGTATAATTGAATACTACGCAAATTCTCTCTTAGGCCTTGCAATTTTCGGTTCCTACGCCAGAGAGGAAAACAGGAAAAATTCGGATCTGGACTTTCTTATTATTTTGAAAGAAGCTCAAAATTTGAGCAAGAGAATGAGAGAATTTGTCGAAAACGTGGAGCTCACCCTTGAACCCTTGGGCCAGGAATTATATGAAAAGGATGATATTTTCTGCGAGCTCTCACCGTATATCCTTGAAAAAAAAGAATCCCTGATGTTTCACCCAATTTATTTAGACCTTGCTGAACATAATAAAATCTTGTTCGACCGTGAAGGTATTATATCCCGCATAATAAAGTCCACAAAAAGTTTAATGAAGCAGCACGGCGCAAAGAAGTCAGAATTAAGCAATTTTTGGGAGTGGAAAGTTGAAAGCGGAAAATTTTTAGGAGGTATTGAACTATGA
- a CDS encoding transposase gives MVKTVFCPQAAIVFDVFHIVAQYNKVIDGVRRAEARAAMETDKNVIKGSRWLLLKNPENLKEKEIPRLEKLLSINKNLSKDELKTIWQCNDRQQMSKALDDWCTKALESGIPALKRFVKTLRRYEYGILNHADYPIHTSKLEGINNKIKVIKRQAYGFHDLEYFILKVKQACL, from the coding sequence TTGGTAAAGACCGTATTTTGCCCCCAGGCTGCCATTGTCTTTGATGTATTCCATATAGTCGCTCAATACAATAAAGTAATTGACGGGGTCCGTAGAGCAGAAGCCAGGGCTGCAATGGAAACTGATAAAAATGTCATTAAGGGCAGCCGCTGGCTCCTGCTGAAAAATCCGGAGAATCTCAAAGAAAAGGAAATACCTCGTTTGGAAAAACTGCTTTCCATTAATAAGAACCTTTCTAAAGATGAGCTTAAAACAATCTGGCAGTGTAATGACCGTCAGCAGATGTCAAAAGCACTTGATGACTGGTGCACAAAAGCATTGGAATCCGGTATACCTGCTTTAAAACGGTTTGTGAAAACCTTACGCCGCTATGAATACGGTATCCTTAATCACGCTGATTATCCAATACATACAAGCAAGCTGGAAGGAATAAACAACAAAATCAAGGTTATCAAACGTCAAGCTTATGGCTTCCATGACCTTGAGTATTTTATCTTAAAAGTTAAACAAGCCTGCTTATGA
- a CDS encoding transposase, translating into MSNISITSLFPFRRLKFIGSEDIDFEQGTGTVVELRPDLRFAPICSSCKTKGVGKHSNHQRFLRDLSLGPHKTLIHLHYRKIKCPHCGQIVVEELDIAEPGGPRVTRRLAVYIQELCKLMTVKDVAEHLKTVKEIDKQGLKQEFAHIDYNGLRYLAVDEIPYGKHHRYLTTVIDFETGRIVWVGKDRILPPGCHCL; encoded by the coding sequence ATGTCCAATATAAGTATAACATCATTATTCCCCTTTCGTCGACTGAAATTTATAGGTTCAGAGGATATAGATTTCGAGCAGGGCACTGGGACAGTAGTTGAATTAAGACCAGACCTGCGTTTTGCGCCCATTTGTTCTAGCTGTAAAACCAAAGGAGTTGGTAAGCATTCTAACCATCAGCGTTTTTTAAGAGACCTTTCCTTAGGTCCTCATAAAACACTAATCCATTTACATTACCGCAAGATAAAGTGTCCCCACTGCGGTCAAATAGTTGTAGAAGAACTGGATATAGCAGAGCCTGGCGGGCCAAGGGTAACCCGGCGTTTGGCTGTCTACATACAGGAACTCTGTAAATTAATGACCGTAAAGGATGTGGCAGAACATCTGAAAACGGTCAAAGAAATTGATAAACAAGGGCTTAAGCAGGAATTTGCCCATATAGACTACAACGGATTACGGTATTTAGCAGTAGATGAAATCCCTTATGGAAAACACCACCGGTATCTGACCACTGTCATCGATTTTGAGACCGGCCGCATTGTTTGGGTTGGTAAAGACCGTATTTTGCCCCCAGGCTGCCATTGTCTTTGA
- a CDS encoding Fic family protein has product MDFYEIDKLKNELDKFRPLSPELMDAIAKKFKIEWTYNSNALEGNTLTLQETSFFLQHGLTSKGKPLKDYLEAQNHAEAIDRIKEIVKNNRPITEGLIKEFHALLFKGIDHFWVGPQENRVKKNITPGKYKTEPNYVVNLEGEIHYYCDPIKVPEEMERLVEMINKSKYHPVELSARAHYGLVAIHPFNDGNGRVARLLMNLILIKNGFLPVIIKTDKKEDYYAALMKADRGNIYDFIQLVAEEEKNSLYMVLDIIKKEKKAEL; this is encoded by the coding sequence TTGGATTTCTATGAGATTGACAAGCTTAAAAATGAATTAGATAAATTTAGGCCACTCTCACCGGAGCTGATGGATGCTATAGCCAAAAAATTCAAGATCGAGTGGACCTACAATTCTAATGCCCTAGAAGGTAATACCCTAACCCTGCAAGAGACATCATTTTTCCTGCAGCACGGTTTGACTTCCAAAGGCAAGCCGTTGAAGGATTATCTGGAAGCTCAGAACCATGCCGAGGCCATTGACCGGATTAAAGAAATAGTAAAAAACAATAGACCCATAACCGAAGGCTTGATAAAGGAATTTCATGCATTGCTTTTTAAAGGTATAGACCATTTCTGGGTGGGGCCGCAAGAAAACCGGGTCAAGAAAAACATAACTCCCGGAAAATACAAGACTGAACCAAACTATGTAGTGAATTTGGAAGGAGAAATCCATTATTACTGTGACCCTATAAAGGTTCCTGAAGAAATGGAGCGTCTGGTGGAGATGATAAATAAATCGAAATATCACCCGGTGGAACTGAGTGCTAGGGCGCATTACGGTTTGGTAGCCATACATCCTTTTAATGACGGCAACGGAAGGGTGGCAAGGCTTTTAATGAACTTAATACTGATTAAAAACGGATTTTTACCCGTTATAATAAAGACTGACAAAAAAGAAGATTATTACGCTGCTTTAATGAAAGCTGACAGAGGAAATATATATGATTTTATACAGCTTGTTGCCGAGGAAGAAAAAAACAGCCTGTATATGGTGCTGGATATTATAAAGAAAGAAAAAAAAGCAGAATTGTAG
- the hisZ gene encoding ATP phosphoribosyltransferase regulatory subunit — translation MIKQRAGARMSVKFSLKPDGVRDFLPEMAAAKRSLEKTLYDVFTDWGFEEVITPAFEYLETFLMGYSFDMAERIYKFFDRKGRVLALRPDMTTPIARIVANHYKDLQFPLRLCYFSNIFRFEEPRGGRQCEFYQAGAELIGVEGIDYDAEIIALAVEGLKKAGIKEFKVSVGHTGFLKGILNAVDAEEEIKDDIHTLLLNKDFVGLKKLLDSCRFDDSLRELILGLTRNSGNVIEENDRICKNEIIARAIKELKTLKHLLSAYDVEKYISFDPALIRPLDYYTGIIFEIYSPSLGFPLCGGGRYDNLIEKFNGSYPATGFAFYIEGILQVLERQNTIKANTDRDYLICYDEINIEKAIKRAVELRNRGYGVELYKTGDREKGISYAEKKGFRELFMFEGEREEKITLLKKRNTMVNNKFLWCGIH, via the coding sequence TTGATAAAGCAAAGGGCTGGTGCAAGAATGAGCGTTAAATTTTCCCTTAAACCCGATGGAGTAAGGGACTTCCTCCCGGAAATGGCTGCTGCCAAACGCAGTCTGGAGAAAACCCTGTATGACGTTTTTACCGATTGGGGATTTGAGGAGGTTATTACTCCAGCTTTTGAATACCTCGAAACCTTTTTAATGGGTTACAGCTTTGACATGGCAGAAAGGATATACAAATTTTTCGACAGGAAGGGTCGGGTTTTGGCTTTAAGGCCCGATATGACCACTCCTATCGCCAGGATTGTAGCAAATCACTATAAGGATTTGCAGTTTCCTTTAAGGCTATGCTATTTCTCAAACATATTCAGGTTTGAGGAACCACGGGGTGGGCGCCAGTGCGAATTTTATCAGGCCGGAGCCGAACTTATAGGAGTTGAAGGGATAGATTACGATGCGGAAATTATTGCCCTTGCAGTTGAGGGCTTAAAGAAGGCCGGAATCAAGGAGTTTAAGGTCAGTGTGGGCCATACGGGATTCTTGAAAGGAATCCTGAATGCCGTTGATGCGGAAGAAGAAATCAAAGATGATATCCATACCCTTTTATTGAACAAGGATTTTGTCGGGTTAAAAAAATTGCTGGATTCCTGCAGATTTGATGACAGCCTGAGGGAATTGATTTTAGGCTTGACCCGTAACAGCGGAAATGTTATTGAAGAGAATGACCGGATATGTAAAAATGAGATTATAGCCCGGGCAATAAAGGAGTTGAAGACCTTAAAGCACCTCCTCTCGGCATATGATGTAGAGAAATATATTTCCTTTGATCCGGCATTGATAAGACCCCTTGATTACTACACAGGGATTATATTTGAAATATATTCCCCGTCTTTAGGTTTTCCGCTATGCGGAGGGGGGCGTTACGATAACCTGATTGAGAAATTCAATGGAAGCTACCCTGCAACAGGCTTCGCGTTTTATATAGAGGGGATTTTGCAGGTGCTGGAACGGCAGAATACGATTAAAGCGAATACAGATAGGGATTACCTGATTTGTTATGATGAGATTAATATAGAAAAGGCTATTAAAAGGGCTGTAGAACTTAGAAACAGGGGATACGGCGTCGAACTCTATAAGACAGGGGATAGGGAAAAGGGAATATCTTATGCCGAGAAAAAAGGTTTTAGAGAACTGTTCATGTTTGAAGGGGAAAGGGAGGAAAAAATAACCCTTCTGAAGAAAAGGAATACTATGGTCAACAATAAATTTCTATGGTGTGGCATACATTAG